The following are encoded in a window of Sphingobium sp. AP49 genomic DNA:
- a CDS encoding HAD-IA family hydrolase codes for MSNRLAVFDCDGTLVDSQHSICTAMARAFESEKLVPPDRLAILSIVGLSLPHAMARLLPDAASDYHDLLTDRYKAAFHALRSANAVSEPLYPGIADLVRDLDAAGWLLGVATGKSDRGLNLCLAHHDLAQHFVTLQTADRHPSKPHPSMLLQAMAEAGAVPESTVMIGDTHFDIDMGLAAGTRTIGVGWGYHAPAELAQAGAHAVAMDSAQLRRHIDAP; via the coding sequence ATGAGCAACCGCCTGGCCGTGTTCGATTGCGACGGCACGCTGGTCGACAGTCAGCACAGCATCTGCACTGCCATGGCCCGCGCCTTTGAGAGCGAGAAGCTGGTGCCGCCCGACCGGCTGGCGATCCTGTCGATCGTCGGTTTGTCGCTGCCCCATGCGATGGCCAGGCTGCTGCCCGATGCCGCGTCGGACTATCACGACCTGCTGACCGATCGCTACAAGGCGGCGTTCCACGCCCTGCGCAGCGCCAATGCCGTGTCCGAACCGCTCTACCCGGGCATCGCCGATCTGGTGCGGGATCTGGATGCGGCCGGCTGGCTGCTGGGGGTCGCCACCGGCAAGTCCGATCGCGGGCTCAACCTGTGCCTCGCCCATCATGATCTGGCGCAGCATTTCGTGACGCTGCAGACCGCCGATCGTCACCCGTCCAAGCCGCATCCCTCGATGCTGTTGCAGGCGATGGCGGAGGCGGGCGCGGTGCCGGAATCCACCGTGATGATCGGTGACACCCATTTCGACATCGACATGGGATTGGCCGCCGGCACGCGCACGATCGGCGTCGGCTGGGGCTATCATGCCCCCGCGGAACTGGCGCAGGCGGGCGCCCATGCGGTGGCGATGGACAGCGCGCAACTCCGCCGTCATATCGACGCGCCATGA
- a CDS encoding RluA family pseudouridine synthase: MKGRPPGKSGGPARGGKPGGATKPGGRSGAPGRARGGAKAASARKKDGDKPFKPAAKPRTRAPVAKAAAPAPAVAAKPNPAKGVSLDVRQYRVQADDDGIRLDRWFQRHLPDVGFNIVSRWSRTGQLRVDGARAAPGDRIAEGQMIRVPPAEPKAAPADKPKRVRVIDLTEDEIAYVQDMVIHRDKQAIVINKPPGLATQGGTKTDEHVDRLLDGLIFDAESRPKLVHRLDKDTSGALLIARSSRSAAHFAKAFSSRTARKVYWAIVIGVPSINDGMIELPIAKQPGTGGEKMHVDEAEGLPARTRYRVIERAGNRAAWVELQPYTGRTHQLRVHMAAIGHPLVGDGKYGGKESFLSGSISRKMHLHARRIRVDHPDGGRIDVKAELPEHFLASLVSLGFDLSLGDMPLDDEIDRTPTREDEKKFARAHAKLVRKERRGERRGRGEK; the protein is encoded by the coding sequence ATGAAGGGGCGTCCTCCCGGCAAATCCGGTGGTCCGGCACGCGGTGGCAAGCCCGGCGGTGCCACGAAACCCGGCGGCCGCAGTGGGGCGCCCGGTCGTGCCCGCGGCGGCGCCAAGGCGGCGAGCGCGCGCAAGAAGGATGGCGACAAGCCGTTCAAGCCGGCGGCCAAGCCCCGCACCCGGGCGCCCGTGGCCAAGGCAGCCGCTCCGGCCCCAGCGGTTGCAGCCAAGCCCAACCCCGCCAAGGGCGTCAGCCTCGACGTGCGGCAATATCGCGTGCAGGCCGATGATGACGGCATTCGCCTCGACCGCTGGTTCCAGCGGCATCTGCCCGATGTCGGCTTCAACATCGTGTCGCGCTGGTCGCGCACCGGTCAGTTGCGCGTCGATGGCGCGCGCGCCGCACCGGGCGATCGCATCGCCGAAGGCCAGATGATCCGCGTGCCACCGGCCGAGCCCAAGGCGGCGCCGGCGGACAAGCCCAAGCGCGTCCGGGTGATCGACCTGACCGAGGACGAGATCGCCTATGTCCAGGACATGGTGATCCATCGCGACAAGCAGGCGATCGTCATCAACAAGCCGCCGGGCCTCGCCACCCAGGGCGGAACCAAGACGGACGAGCATGTCGACCGTCTGCTCGACGGGCTGATCTTCGATGCCGAATCCCGGCCCAAGCTGGTCCACCGGCTCGACAAGGATACGTCGGGCGCGCTGCTGATCGCCCGATCGAGCCGCTCGGCCGCCCATTTCGCCAAGGCCTTTTCCAGTCGCACCGCGCGCAAGGTCTATTGGGCGATCGTCATCGGGGTGCCGTCGATCAACGACGGGATGATCGAATTGCCGATCGCCAAGCAGCCGGGCACCGGCGGCGAAAAGATGCATGTGGACGAGGCCGAAGGCCTGCCGGCACGTACCCGCTATCGCGTGATCGAGCGCGCCGGTAATCGCGCCGCCTGGGTCGAGTTGCAGCCCTACACCGGCCGTACGCACCAGTTGCGCGTCCATATGGCGGCCATCGGCCACCCGTTGGTCGGCGACGGCAAATATGGCGGCAAGGAGAGCTTCCTCTCCGGTTCGATCAGCCGCAAGATGCACCTTCATGCCCGCCGCATCCGCGTCGATCATCCCGATGGTGGACGGATCGATGTGAAGGCTGAGCTGCCCGAGCATTTCCTCGCCAGCCTCGTCTCGCTAGGCTTCGACCTGTCGCTGGGCGACATGCCGCTGGATGACGAGATCGATCGCACCCCGACGCGCGAGGATGAGAAGAAATTTGCCAGGGCGCATGCCAAGCTGGTCCGCAAGGAACGGCGTGGCGAACGGCGCGGCCGGGGCGAGAAATAG
- the crcB gene encoding fluoride efflux transporter CrcB — MTNIFLVMGGGAMGSLLRYQLGRFAGLMAPGAAWPWGTFAANLIGGFAMGLLAGWLARGSAVSGEPMRLLLGVGLMGGFTTFSSFSLETMLMIERGQIGMALAYALFSVIGAVAALALGLTMMRSAMA; from the coding sequence ATGACCAATATCTTTCTTGTTATGGGCGGCGGCGCAATGGGCAGCCTGCTGCGCTACCAGCTTGGCCGTTTCGCCGGGCTGATGGCGCCCGGTGCGGCCTGGCCCTGGGGCACTTTTGCCGCCAATCTGATCGGCGGTTTCGCCATGGGCCTGCTCGCCGGCTGGCTGGCGCGCGGCAGCGCCGTCTCGGGCGAGCCGATGCGCCTGCTGCTGGGCGTCGGCCTGATGGGTGGCTTTACCACCTTTTCCTCCTTCAGCCTGGAGACGATGCTGATGATCGAGCGCGGCCAGATCGGCATGGCGCTCGCCTATGCCCTCTTTTCGGTGATTGGCGCGGTGGCCGCGCTGGCGCTGGGTCTTACTATGATGCGGAGTGCAATGGCATGA
- a CDS encoding DMT family transporter: MNQSRQPGTILAGIFCGAGAGALWGLVFLAPEIVPGFSPLEQAIGRYLAYGLMSALLVAPRWHAIRPLLTPRILWALAWLALAGNLFYYVLLVSAVQMGGIAMTSLVVGFLPVAVTIVGSRQVGAVPLRQLAPSLLLCVAGALCIGWQAIVLPGGGAVATRVIGFACAVGALISWTAFAIGNNHWLRRMEGIGSQDWNFLIGLATGAQALLFLPLLPVLGGGPHAVADWSRFAAVVIAVALFASIVGNALWNHMTRLLPLTMVGQMILFETGFALLYAFLWEARLPTPLEGAAFVLVILSVLSCIAVHRRPVPAEASIAA, translated from the coding sequence ATGAACCAGTCACGACAGCCAGGTACGATCCTGGCCGGTATCTTCTGCGGCGCAGGGGCGGGGGCGCTCTGGGGGCTCGTTTTCCTGGCGCCCGAAATCGTGCCCGGTTTCAGTCCGCTTGAACAGGCGATCGGCCGATACCTCGCCTATGGCCTGATGTCTGCGCTGCTGGTCGCGCCGCGCTGGCACGCGATCCGGCCGTTGCTGACGCCGCGCATATTATGGGCGCTGGCCTGGCTCGCGTTGGCGGGCAACCTCTTTTACTATGTGCTGCTGGTGAGCGCGGTGCAGATGGGCGGCATTGCCATGACGTCGCTGGTGGTTGGCTTCCTGCCGGTTGCCGTCACGATCGTCGGTAGCCGGCAGGTGGGCGCCGTGCCGCTGCGCCAGTTGGCGCCCTCGTTGCTGCTCTGCGTTGCCGGAGCTTTGTGCATCGGCTGGCAGGCGATCGTCCTGCCCGGTGGAGGCGCCGTGGCGACGCGGGTCATCGGCTTTGCCTGCGCGGTCGGCGCGCTCATCTCCTGGACCGCCTTTGCAATCGGCAATAACCATTGGCTGCGGCGGATGGAGGGGATCGGCTCTCAGGATTGGAATTTCCTGATCGGCCTTGCCACCGGGGCGCAGGCGCTGTTGTTCCTGCCACTGTTGCCGGTGCTGGGCGGCGGCCCGCATGCGGTGGCCGACTGGAGCCGCTTTGCCGCCGTGGTCATCGCCGTGGCCCTGTTCGCCTCGATCGTCGGCAATGCGCTGTGGAACCATATGACCCGGCTGTTGCCGCTGACCATGGTGGGGCAGATGATTTTGTTCGAGACCGGCTTTGCGCTGCTCTACGCTTTCCTCTGGGAAGCGCGCCTGCCGACCCCGCTCGAAGGCGCCGCTTTCGTCCTGGTGATCCTCTCGGTCCTCAGTTGCATTGCCGTCCATCGCCGTCCGGTCCCGGCGGAAGCCAGCATCGCTGCCTGA
- a CDS encoding Lrp/AsnC family transcriptional regulator, whose translation MPAFRPSKVQAMGNIIIEVRKALLIGQPNATITHIMAETIPKLDDFDRAILRLVQRDNRMPQRAIAEAVNLSTAALQRRIAAMERSGVIVRNVAIVDPDQVGLGVTSIVEVNLVDEKAARVDKAKQLFRDAPEVQQCYYVTGGRSFIMLIVAPDMRSYEAITRRLFAENESVASYHSYLALNRVKAGMELVIP comes from the coding sequence ATGCCCGCATTCCGCCCGTCCAAAGTTCAGGCCATGGGAAATATCATCATAGAGGTGAGAAAGGCGCTCTTGATTGGCCAGCCAAATGCAACAATTACTCATATCATGGCTGAAACCATCCCCAAGCTCGACGATTTCGACCGGGCGATCCTACGCCTGGTCCAGCGCGACAACCGCATGCCCCAGCGCGCGATCGCCGAAGCGGTCAACCTGTCGACCGCCGCCTTGCAGCGCCGCATCGCCGCCATGGAGCGCAGCGGCGTGATCGTCCGCAACGTCGCGATCGTCGATCCCGATCAGGTGGGACTGGGCGTCACATCGATCGTCGAAGTCAATCTGGTCGATGAGAAGGCCGCCCGCGTCGACAAAGCCAAGCAGCTGTTCCGCGACGCCCCCGAAGTCCAGCAATGCTATTATGTCACCGGTGGCCGCAGCTTCATCATGCTGATCGTCGCGCCCGACATGCGCAGCTATGAAGCGATCACCCGCCGCCTGTTCGCGGAGAATGAATCGGTCGCCAGCTATCACAGCTATCTGGCGCTCAACCGGGTGAAGGCGGGTATGGAACTGGTCATCCCCTGA
- a CDS encoding arylsulfatase, whose amino-acid sequence MSEKPAFNGVIKLDIRDSKPDWAPFLPPAAPEGAPNVLIILYDDTGQAAWQPYGGRINMPTLQKLADNGLTYTQWHTTALCSPTRSCFLTGRNHHLNGMSCITEGANGFPGWSGRLPHNCMSIGYMLQENGYSTFWLGKEHNVPEQDICGGGVRSEWPLQQGFDRFYGFLGGETNNWYPDLTEDNHFIDQPYGPEKGYHLSKDLADQALQMIRDQKASNPSKPWFMWFCPGANHAPHHAPKEYADRYKGKFDDGYDAYRKWVVPRMIEKGLLPADTQIEDFNFLPEGIANAGDYVRPWEELNEQERKLFSRMAEVYAGMSEYTDEQVGRIVEYLERSGQFDNTIIMYCSDNGASGEGGPNGSVNENKFFNNYPDSLEENLKYLDVLGGPETYNHYPTGWAAAFSAPYKMFKRYSEYAGGTACPMVISWPKGIKAKGEVRNQYHHAVDLVPTILECIGIQMPDSFRGVKQHPLSGVSMKYSFEADGPTQKQRQYYAMLGTRGMWMDGWKAAAIHAPLTSQGHFDKDEWELYHVEKDRSETINLAKEHPEKLKELIDAWFEEAEANNVLPLDDRTAAELLGLERPTTEAPRERYVYYPGTAPVPEGVAVNVRGRSYKIIADVELTDTSEGVIFAHGSRFGGHALYIKDGKLHYSYNFLGIKPEQKFVSGKLGTGKYTLGMEFIRESAGEQGESHGKTTLYVNEEVVAEGPMKTQFGKFTLAGDGLCIGRDSGDAVSEDYKTPGEFKNGSILGVAVTVEKAQYLDLEKLAAAAFAVD is encoded by the coding sequence GTGAGCGAGAAACCAGCCTTCAACGGAGTCATCAAGCTCGACATTCGTGATTCCAAACCCGACTGGGCGCCGTTCCTGCCGCCCGCCGCGCCGGAAGGTGCGCCTAACGTCCTGATCATCCTTTATGACGACACCGGCCAGGCAGCGTGGCAGCCCTATGGTGGCCGGATCAACATGCCGACCCTGCAGAAGCTGGCGGACAATGGGCTGACCTACACGCAGTGGCACACGACTGCGCTCTGCTCGCCGACCCGGTCCTGCTTCCTGACCGGCCGCAACCATCATCTCAATGGCATGTCCTGCATCACCGAAGGAGCCAATGGTTTTCCGGGCTGGAGTGGACGCCTGCCGCACAACTGCATGAGCATCGGCTATATGTTGCAGGAAAATGGCTACAGCACCTTCTGGTTGGGCAAGGAACATAATGTCCCCGAGCAGGATATTTGCGGGGGCGGCGTGCGCTCCGAATGGCCGCTGCAGCAGGGCTTCGACCGCTTCTATGGCTTCCTGGGTGGTGAAACCAACAATTGGTACCCCGACCTGACCGAGGATAATCACTTCATCGACCAGCCCTATGGCCCCGAGAAAGGCTATCATCTCTCGAAGGATCTCGCAGACCAGGCGCTACAGATGATCCGCGATCAGAAAGCGAGCAATCCGTCCAAGCCCTGGTTCATGTGGTTCTGCCCGGGCGCCAACCATGCACCCCACCATGCGCCCAAGGAATATGCCGACCGCTACAAGGGCAAGTTCGACGATGGTTATGATGCCTATCGCAAATGGGTCGTCCCCCGGATGATCGAAAAGGGCCTGCTGCCCGCCGACACCCAGATCGAGGATTTCAACTTCCTGCCCGAAGGCATCGCCAATGCGGGCGACTATGTCCGTCCGTGGGAAGAGCTGAACGAGCAGGAGCGCAAGCTCTTCTCGCGCATGGCGGAGGTCTATGCCGGCATGTCGGAATATACCGACGAGCAGGTCGGCCGGATTGTCGAATATCTCGAACGTAGCGGTCAGTTCGACAATACGATCATCATGTATTGTTCCGACAATGGCGCGTCGGGCGAAGGCGGTCCCAACGGTTCGGTCAACGAAAACAAGTTCTTCAACAACTATCCCGACAGCCTTGAGGAAAATCTCAAATATCTCGATGTGCTGGGCGGGCCGGAAACCTATAATCATTATCCGACCGGCTGGGCGGCGGCCTTCTCCGCCCCCTACAAGATGTTCAAGCGCTATTCGGAATATGCGGGTGGCACCGCCTGCCCGATGGTCATTTCCTGGCCCAAGGGGATCAAGGCCAAGGGCGAGGTGCGCAACCAATATCATCATGCGGTCGACCTTGTGCCGACCATATTGGAATGTATCGGCATCCAGATGCCGGACTCCTTCCGCGGCGTGAAACAGCATCCGCTGTCGGGCGTGTCGATGAAATACAGCTTCGAGGCGGACGGACCAACACAGAAGCAGCGCCAATATTATGCCATGCTGGGCACGCGCGGCATGTGGATGGACGGCTGGAAGGCCGCCGCGATCCACGCCCCGCTGACCAGTCAGGGCCATTTCGACAAGGATGAGTGGGAACTATATCATGTCGAGAAGGACCGGTCCGAAACCATCAACCTGGCCAAGGAGCACCCCGAAAAGCTCAAGGAACTGATCGACGCGTGGTTCGAGGAAGCGGAAGCGAACAATGTCCTGCCGCTGGACGATCGCACCGCCGCCGAATTGCTGGGCCTGGAGCGTCCGACCACCGAGGCGCCGCGTGAACGCTATGTCTATTATCCGGGCACCGCGCCGGTCCCTGAAGGCGTGGCGGTCAATGTCCGGGGACGGTCCTACAAGATCATCGCCGATGTCGAACTGACCGACACGAGCGAGGGCGTGATCTTCGCCCATGGCTCGCGCTTTGGCGGCCATGCCCTCTACATCAAGGATGGCAAGCTCCATTATTCCTACAATTTCCTGGGTATCAAACCGGAGCAGAAATTCGTTTCCGGCAAGCTGGGCACGGGCAAATATACGCTGGGGATGGAGTTCATCCGCGAAAGCGCCGGCGAACAGGGCGAATCCCACGGCAAAACCACCCTCTATGTCAATGAGGAAGTGGTCGCCGAGGGGCCGATGAAGACCCAGTTCGGCAAGTTCACCCTGGCCGGCGACGGCCTGTGCATCGGTCGTGACAGCGGCGATGCGGTGAGCGAGGACTACAAGACGCCCGGCGAGTTCAAGAATGGCAGCATTTTGGGCGTCGCCGTCACGGTCGAGAAGGCGCAATATCTCGATCTCGAAAAGCTGGCGGCCGCCGCCTTCGCGGTCGACTGA
- a CDS encoding LysR substrate-binding domain-containing protein produces MAMDLDDLRSFAQVVRHGGFSAAERATGERKAKLSRRVARLEQALGIRLIERSTRNLRVTDVGREIYRQCETIAESIDAAEAIAARSRSQVSGNLRVSCPPGLARYLGTDVFARFLTLYPDVHLEMHITSQRVDLIQERFDAAFRVDIDATHDQTLTMRQLGRLDRILVAAPDLAMQAAAVTIAALATLPTLSVGEHIERDEWPLVDARGHPYALAHHPRFCSNDSAVVRDAAVAGLGVALLSSMACSIELQQGRLVHILPDWKTSEGIVHVVFTTRTGMSPTLRAFIDYVAESFPALTAGAPA; encoded by the coding sequence ATGGCAATGGATCTGGATGATTTGCGCAGCTTTGCCCAGGTCGTGCGCCATGGCGGTTTCAGCGCGGCTGAGCGAGCCACCGGTGAACGCAAGGCGAAGCTCAGCCGCAGGGTTGCGCGGCTGGAACAGGCGTTGGGTATCCGCCTGATCGAGCGATCGACGCGCAACCTGCGCGTGACCGATGTCGGCCGCGAAATCTATCGCCAGTGCGAGACGATTGCCGAGAGCATCGACGCGGCCGAGGCGATCGCCGCGCGCTCGCGGTCGCAGGTTAGTGGCAATCTGCGCGTCAGTTGCCCGCCGGGCCTGGCCCGCTATCTCGGCACCGACGTCTTCGCCCGGTTTCTGACGCTTTATCCCGATGTCCATCTGGAAATGCACATCACCAGCCAGCGGGTCGACCTGATCCAGGAAAGGTTCGACGCGGCCTTTCGTGTGGATATCGATGCCACCCACGACCAGACATTGACGATGCGCCAACTGGGCAGGCTGGACCGCATCCTGGTGGCGGCACCCGACCTTGCGATGCAGGCGGCTGCGGTCACGATCGCGGCGCTGGCCACTCTCCCGACGCTCAGTGTCGGGGAGCATATCGAGCGTGACGAATGGCCGCTGGTCGATGCGCGCGGGCACCCGTACGCACTGGCGCATCATCCACGCTTTTGCAGCAATGATTCTGCGGTGGTGCGCGATGCTGCGGTCGCCGGGCTGGGCGTGGCACTGTTGTCTTCCATGGCCTGTTCGATCGAACTGCAGCAGGGCCGGCTGGTGCATATCCTGCCCGACTGGAAGACCAGCGAGGGCATCGTCCATGTCGTCTTCACCACGCGCACCGGTATGTCGCCGACGCTGCGCGCATTTATCGACTATGTCGCGGAAAGCTTTCCGGCGCTGACGGCCGGCGCGCCGGCTTGA
- the rarD gene encoding EamA family transporter RarD, which produces MAAVGAYGVWGLLPLFFRLLHHVDPIEIVTQRVIWSVILILVLLAARKGLAPFASALCNPRLILPLMASAVMIAINWLVYVWAVNDGHVIACSLGYFLNPLVNVALGVLVLKERLRRGQMMAIAIAAVGVAILAAAALTTLWISLALAISFAFYGLIRKLTPVPPMTGLGVETLLLVAPAIGYLFWLSGHGGISFGQDVTTTGLLILAGGITTVPLVLFATAAQRLPLATLGLLQYLAPTLQFLCGVLLLGETLSQGQMLSFGLIWLGLILFASDSYAAARRNRLATA; this is translated from the coding sequence ATGGCGGCTGTCGGCGCCTATGGCGTCTGGGGTCTGTTGCCGCTCTTCTTCCGCCTGCTTCACCATGTCGATCCGATCGAGATCGTGACCCAGCGCGTGATCTGGTCGGTCATATTGATCCTGGTCCTGCTGGCCGCGCGCAAAGGCCTTGCCCCCTTTGCCTCGGCACTGTGCAATCCACGGCTGATCCTGCCGCTGATGGCGTCGGCCGTGATGATCGCGATCAACTGGCTGGTCTATGTCTGGGCGGTCAATGACGGCCATGTCATCGCCTGTAGCCTGGGCTATTTCCTCAACCCACTGGTCAATGTCGCACTCGGTGTGCTGGTGCTCAAGGAAAGACTGCGGCGCGGGCAGATGATGGCCATCGCGATCGCCGCCGTCGGCGTCGCCATCCTCGCCGCCGCTGCGCTTACCACCTTGTGGATCAGCCTGGCGCTGGCGATCAGCTTCGCTTTCTATGGCCTGATCCGCAAGTTGACGCCAGTTCCGCCGATGACCGGCCTGGGCGTCGAAACCCTGCTCCTGGTTGCGCCGGCGATCGGCTATCTTTTCTGGCTGTCTGGCCATGGCGGCATCAGCTTTGGCCAGGATGTGACCACCACCGGCCTGCTGATCCTGGCCGGCGGCATCACCACCGTGCCGCTGGTGCTGTTCGCCACAGCCGCCCAGCGCCTGCCGCTGGCGACGCTGGGGCTGCTGCAATATCTGGCGCCGACGCTGCAATTCCTGTGCGGCGTGCTCCTGTTGGGCGAGACGCTGAGCCAGGGCCAGATGCTGAGCTTTGGCCTGATCTGGCTGGGTCTGATCCTGTTCGCCAGCGACAGCTATGCCGCCGCCCGCCGCAACCGGCTGGCGACGGCCTGA
- a CDS encoding dihydroorotase, producing MTQTFDMILKNGTVHTPGGAEQVDVGVRGGKIVAIGTSLGDAGEVIDCTGLDVLPGCIDSQVHFREPGLEYKEDLESGSRAAVLGGVTAVFEMPNTNPNTDTAERVHDKLKRAHHRMWCDHAFYVGATAENAEQLKELERIPGTSGVKIFMGASTGSLLVDDDNALARVLASGTRRVAIHAEDETRMNARKDYRVEGDPSSHPVWRDDESAMIATKRIIALARKARRRIHILHVTTPAELEYIGQNKDVATCEVTPQHLTLAGEDAYPRLGTYAQMNPPIRSAAHRDGLWFWLNQGVPDVLGSDHAPHTIEEKAKTYPASPSGMPGVQTLVPLLLNHVAEGRLTLRRFIELTSSGPQRVFGLTCKGRIALGYDADFTVVDLKKKWTVGKDWLASRCDWSPFDGMDLTGKAIGTIIRGNRVMWEDNLANQAVGEPVRFEATEFN from the coding sequence ATGACCCAGACCTTCGACATGATCCTCAAGAACGGCACCGTCCATACGCCGGGCGGCGCGGAGCAGGTGGATGTGGGCGTGCGCGGCGGCAAGATCGTCGCCATCGGCACCAGCCTGGGCGATGCGGGCGAAGTGATCGACTGCACCGGCCTCGACGTGCTGCCCGGCTGCATCGACAGCCAGGTGCATTTTCGCGAGCCGGGGCTGGAATATAAGGAGGATCTGGAATCGGGCAGCCGCGCCGCGGTGCTGGGCGGCGTCACCGCCGTGTTCGAAATGCCCAACACCAATCCCAATACCGACACTGCCGAGCGGGTGCATGACAAGCTGAAGCGCGCGCATCATCGCATGTGGTGCGACCATGCCTTCTATGTCGGCGCGACGGCGGAAAATGCCGAGCAGTTGAAGGAACTGGAGCGGATTCCCGGCACGTCGGGCGTCAAGATCTTCATGGGCGCATCGACCGGCAGCCTGCTGGTGGATGATGACAATGCGCTGGCCCGCGTGCTGGCGTCGGGCACCCGCCGCGTCGCCATCCATGCCGAGGACGAGACGCGCATGAACGCGCGCAAGGATTATCGGGTCGAGGGCGATCCGTCCTCCCACCCGGTCTGGCGCGACGATGAAAGCGCGATGATCGCGACGAAGCGGATCATCGCGCTGGCCCGCAAGGCGCGTCGCCGCATCCATATCCTGCACGTCACCACCCCGGCGGAGCTGGAATATATCGGCCAGAACAAGGATGTCGCGACCTGCGAAGTCACGCCGCAGCATCTGACGCTTGCCGGGGAGGACGCCTATCCGCGCCTGGGCACCTATGCCCAGATGAACCCGCCGATCCGCAGCGCGGCGCATCGCGATGGCCTGTGGTTCTGGCTCAACCAGGGCGTGCCGGACGTGCTGGGCAGCGACCATGCGCCGCACACGATCGAGGAAAAGGCCAAGACCTATCCTGCCTCGCCCAGCGGCATGCCGGGCGTGCAGACTTTGGTGCCGTTGCTGCTCAACCATGTGGCGGAGGGGCGGCTGACGCTGCGCCGCTTCATCGAACTGACCTCGTCGGGGCCGCAGCGCGTGTTTGGCCTGACCTGCAAGGGCCGCATTGCGCTCGGCTATGATGCCGACTTCACCGTGGTCGACCTCAAGAAGAAGTGGACGGTCGGCAAGGACTGGCTCGCCTCGCGCTGCGACTGGTCGCCGTTCGATGGCATGGACCTCACCGGCAAGGCGATCGGCACCATCATCCGCGGCAACCGCGTGATGTGGGAAGACAATCTGGCCAATCAGGCCGTCGGCGAACCGGTCCGGTTCGAGGCGACCGAGTTCAACTGA
- a CDS encoding folate-binding protein YgfZ produces the protein MIDTTLTDRAVLRISGEEARPFLQGLLTRDVLTLKDGEARWTALLTPQGKALFDFILWGDGEDVLIDCEAAQADALAKRLTLYRLRRKVVIARDESLAVHWAIDAADKPRDPRLPELGARWLAPATDGDASAAFRAHRLSLGVFEGAAELGQDQTLWLETNAEELHGVDYDKGCYVGQENTARMHYRNKVNRRLVAVPLEQADEKRQRAALPDLKLSIELQRVEAIDPATLPPWLATAIAAQAAE, from the coding sequence ATGATCGATACCACCCTTACCGACCGCGCGGTGCTGCGCATTTCCGGCGAAGAGGCACGTCCCTTCCTGCAGGGGCTGCTGACCCGCGATGTGCTGACGCTCAAAGACGGCGAAGCGCGCTGGACCGCGCTGCTGACGCCACAGGGCAAGGCGTTGTTCGACTTCATCCTGTGGGGTGACGGCGAAGATGTCCTGATCGATTGCGAGGCGGCGCAGGCCGATGCGCTGGCGAAGCGGCTGACCCTCTATCGGCTGCGACGCAAGGTGGTGATTGCCCGCGACGAGTCGCTGGCGGTGCATTGGGCGATCGATGCCGCCGACAAACCCCGCGACCCGCGCCTGCCTGAACTGGGCGCGCGCTGGCTGGCGCCGGCCACCGATGGCGACGCCTCCGCCGCGTTCCGCGCGCATCGGCTGTCGCTCGGTGTGTTCGAGGGCGCGGCGGAACTGGGGCAGGACCAGACGCTGTGGCTGGAAACCAATGCCGAGGAACTGCACGGCGTCGATTATGACAAGGGCTGCTATGTCGGGCAGGAGAATACCGCGCGCATGCATTATCGCAACAAGGTGAACCGGCGGCTGGTCGCGGTGCCGCTGGAGCAGGCCGACGAGAAGCGCCAGCGCGCCGCGCTGCCCGACCTCAAGCTGTCGATCGAACTGCAGCGGGTCGAGGCGATCGATCCCGCCACCCTACCCCCCTGGCTCGCCACCGCGATCGCCGCGCAGGCCGCCGAATGA